Proteins encoded by one window of Chondromyces crocatus:
- the glp gene encoding gephyrin-like molybdotransferase Glp — translation MRGFRARISVTEALAALERRVGQLDAEEVALAEASGRVAAEEVIAAVSVPHFARAAMDGYALRGEATFGASGFAPVALRVVGDARPGRPFAGALGAKEAVRITTGAPVPEGADAVLMAEYADEGEQEGETTLWAREAVPPGKHVAPVGEDLLAGARVVAAGRRLRPQDLGVLASTGVARVRVVRRPEVRVLVTGDELLPPGSMPQGACIVDANSLMLAALVRRDGGAEVVVEYVPDRREAVREAMRSAKEQVILVSGGSSVGPEDHAPMVLDELGELAVHGVAVRPSSPAGFGFLEGARPVFLLPGNPVSCLCAYELFAGPSIRAMGGLPWAWPHRRRRCVVGRKIVSEIGRMDYVRVRIEAERVIPIMTSGASILSSTTRADGVVLVPADEEGYAEGAEVEVLLYE, via the coding sequence GCAGCTCGATGCGGAGGAGGTGGCGCTGGCAGAGGCCTCGGGGCGGGTGGCGGCCGAGGAGGTGATCGCGGCGGTGAGCGTGCCTCATTTCGCTCGTGCGGCGATGGACGGGTACGCGCTGCGGGGCGAGGCGACCTTCGGGGCGTCGGGGTTTGCTCCGGTCGCGCTGCGGGTGGTGGGAGATGCGCGGCCCGGGCGGCCGTTCGCGGGCGCGCTGGGGGCGAAGGAGGCGGTGCGGATCACCACGGGGGCGCCGGTGCCCGAGGGCGCGGATGCGGTGCTGATGGCAGAGTATGCCGACGAGGGGGAGCAGGAGGGGGAGACCACCCTGTGGGCGCGGGAGGCCGTGCCTCCCGGCAAGCATGTGGCCCCCGTGGGGGAGGATCTGCTCGCGGGGGCGCGCGTGGTGGCGGCAGGGCGGAGGCTCCGGCCGCAGGATCTGGGGGTGCTCGCGTCGACGGGGGTGGCCAGGGTGCGGGTGGTCCGGCGGCCCGAGGTGCGGGTGCTGGTGACGGGGGATGAGCTGCTGCCGCCGGGGAGCATGCCGCAGGGGGCGTGCATCGTCGACGCGAACAGCCTGATGCTCGCTGCGCTGGTGCGGCGGGATGGTGGCGCGGAGGTCGTCGTGGAGTACGTGCCGGATCGCCGCGAGGCCGTGCGCGAGGCGATGCGCTCGGCGAAGGAGCAGGTGATCCTGGTTTCCGGAGGCAGCTCGGTGGGGCCGGAGGACCACGCGCCGATGGTGCTGGACGAGCTGGGGGAGCTCGCGGTCCACGGGGTGGCGGTGCGCCCTTCGAGTCCAGCAGGGTTCGGATTTCTGGAGGGAGCGCGTCCTGTGTTCCTGTTGCCGGGGAACCCGGTGTCGTGTCTGTGCGCGTACGAGCTGTTCGCGGGGCCGTCGATCCGGGCGATGGGCGGGCTGCCGTGGGCGTGGCCGCACCGGCGACGGCGCTGCGTGGTCGGGCGCAAGATCGTGTCGGAGATCGGCCGGATGGACTACGTGCGGGTGCGCATCGAGGCCGAGCGGGTGATCCCGATCATGACCAGCGGGGCTTCGATCCTGTCGTCGACGACGCGAGCCGATGGGGTGGTGCTCGTGCCGGCCGATGAAGAGGGATACGCCGAGGGGGCCGAGGTGGAGGTGCTGCTTTACGAGTGA